From a region of the Cucumis sativus cultivar 9930 chromosome 6, Cucumber_9930_V3, whole genome shotgun sequence genome:
- the LOC101215971 gene encoding transcription factor GTE12 isoform X3, with translation MIATETIVPSKKLKIKFGGKRVEDHPGPQSCEFGKLVGQKLSFMGRNGLKVDGSGRFKYSLNTFSNGKTLAAACCKSKSSITIADKRRATEDIESPREKKQKLDRGTTQQCSSILKTLMTHRFGWVFNQPVDPVALKIPDYFSIITDPMDLGTVKSKLERNLYQASEEFAADIRLTFSNAMLYNPSGNHVHKMAKELLENFEKKWILPKEKWVSGRSNFQREKPSNGPPGEKISRTPSSHSSLLNKKSTGSEENVDRSSPTCAPKPPRKNFHTGTETGSNDASSSFDKQTPRHKCSGCGTIMPCHCVSSSSLDHVSSGDQSNERLLTGENSDVNDSCRRDSQTSGLSASHKSKSDTDSDGIRSVLEDEGKPPYDQSLARGANSTSEVCSTPVFDVQLSPKKALRAAMLKSRFAETILKAQQKTLLDLGDKVDQLKIQQEKERLERKQREERERIEAQIKAADMALRLKAEAEKKQQRERDREAARIALQKIERTVDLDQNLEILKELEKLCGGFLFIQHHRAMVKRSLDDCQLENPLERLGLFIKDEFLDDDEETIYSVNGKEREVFSRS, from the exons ATGATTGCCACTGAAACCATTGTACCGAGCAAAAAgctgaaaattaaatttggtgGTAAGCGAGTAGAAGATCATCCGGGTCCACAATCTTGTGAATTTGGAAAGCTTGTAGGCCAGAAATTGTCATTTATGGGTAGGAACGGGTTGAAGGTGGATGGTAGTGGTAGGTTCAAATACTCGTTGAATACTTTCAGTAATGGTAAGACTCTTGCTGCTGCCTGTTGCAAGTCTAAATCTTCTATCACAATTGCTGATAAGCGCAGAGCAACTGAGGATATAGAATCTCCAAGAGAGAAGAAGCAGAAGTTGGACCGGGGTACTACACAACAATGctcttcaattttgaaaacgctTATGACCCATCGATTTGGTTGGGTTTTCAACCAGCCCGTGGATCCCGTGGCTTTGAAAATTCCCGACTACTTCTCAATCATCACTGATCCTATGGATTTGGGAACTGTTAAATCCAAACTAGAGAGAAATTTGTATCAGGCAAGTGAAGAATTTGCAGCAGATATTAGACTGACATTTTCCAATGCCATGCTTTACAATCCTTCTGGTAACCATGTTCATAAGATGGCAAAGGAGCTTCTCgaaaattttgagaagaaGTGGATTCTGCCAAAGGAAAAATGGGTTAGTGGAAGATCAAATTTTCAGCGAGAAAAACCTTCAAATGGACCACCAGGAGAGAAGATTTCCCGAACTCCATCATCTCACAGTTCTTTATTGAATAAGAAGTCAACAGGATCTGAAGAGAAT GTTGATCGTTCTAGTCCAACTTGTGCACCCAAGCCTCCCAGGAAGAACTTCCATACAG GCACAGAAACTGGCAGTAACGATGCTTCTAGCTCCTTTGATAAACAAACACCGAGACATAAGTGTTCGGGATGTGGTACCATCATGCCATGTCACTGCGTTTCTTCTTCCAGTTTAGACCATGTATCCTCTGGTG atCAATCTAATGAGAGACTATTAACAGGAGAAAATTCAGATGTCAATGATTCTTGCAGACGG GATTCTCAAACAAGTGGCTTGTCAGCTTCCCATAAGTCCAAGTCAGATACAGATTCTGATG GGATTAGAAGTGTTTTGGAGGATGAAGGAAAACCTCCCTATGATCAGTCTTTGGCTCGTGGGGCGAACTCTACTTCCGAAG TGTGCTCTACCCCAGTTTTTGATGTACAACTTTCACCCAAAAAGGCTCTTCGTGCTGCAATGCTGAAGAGTCGCTTTGCtgaaactattttgaaagCACAACAGAAGACACTTCTTGATCTT GGCGATAAAGTTGATCAACTGAAGATTCAACAAGAAAAGGAGAGATTAGAAAGGAAGCAGCGTGAAG AGAGAGAACGTATAGAAGCACAAATAAAGGCTGCTGACATGGCATTGCGATTAAAAGCAGAGGCTGAGAAGAAACAGCAGCGAGAAAGAGACAGAGAAGCTGCCCGCATTGCTCTTCAGAAG ATCGAAAGAACTGTTGATCTGGACCAAAATCTTGAGATTCTAAAGGAGCTAGAAAAGCTCTGTGGAGGATTCTTATTTATCCAGCATCACCGTGCAATGGTGAAGAGGTCATTAGACGACTGCCAGTTGGAAAATCCATTAGAACGACTTGGTTTGTTTATCAAAGATGAATTCCTGGACGACGATGAAGAAACCATCTACAGTGTAAATGGGAAAGAGAGGGAAGTTTTTTCCAGAAGTTGA
- the LOC101215971 gene encoding transcription factor GTE12 isoform X2, which produces MIATETIVPSKKLKIKFGGKRVEDHPGPQSCEFGKLVGQKLSFMGRNGLKVDGSGRFKYSLNTFSNGKTLAAACCKSKSSITIADKRRATEDIESPREKKQKLDRGTTQQCSSILKTLMTHRFGWVFNQPVDPVALKIPDYFSIITDPMDLGTVKSKLERNLYQASEEFAADIRLTFSNAMLYNPSGNHVHKMAKELLENFEKKWILPKEKWVSGRSNFQREKPSNGPPGEKISRTPSSHSSLLNKKSTGSEENVSKLFSNVNGAEVDRSSPTCAPKPPRKNFHTGTETGSNDASSSFDKQTPRHKCSGCGTIMPCHCVSSSSLDHVSSGGENSDVNDSCRRDSQTSGLSASHKSKSDTDSDGIRSVLEDEGKPPYDQSLARGANSTSEVCSTPVFDVQLSPKKALRAAMLKSRFAETILKAQQKTLLDLGDKVDQLKIQQEKERLERKQREERERIEAQIKAADMALRLKAEAEKKQQRERDREAARIALQKIERTVDLDQNLEILKELEKLCGGFLFIQHHRAMVKRSLDDCQLENPLERLGLFIKDEFLDDDEETIYSVNGKEREVFSRS; this is translated from the exons ATGATTGCCACTGAAACCATTGTACCGAGCAAAAAgctgaaaattaaatttggtgGTAAGCGAGTAGAAGATCATCCGGGTCCACAATCTTGTGAATTTGGAAAGCTTGTAGGCCAGAAATTGTCATTTATGGGTAGGAACGGGTTGAAGGTGGATGGTAGTGGTAGGTTCAAATACTCGTTGAATACTTTCAGTAATGGTAAGACTCTTGCTGCTGCCTGTTGCAAGTCTAAATCTTCTATCACAATTGCTGATAAGCGCAGAGCAACTGAGGATATAGAATCTCCAAGAGAGAAGAAGCAGAAGTTGGACCGGGGTACTACACAACAATGctcttcaattttgaaaacgctTATGACCCATCGATTTGGTTGGGTTTTCAACCAGCCCGTGGATCCCGTGGCTTTGAAAATTCCCGACTACTTCTCAATCATCACTGATCCTATGGATTTGGGAACTGTTAAATCCAAACTAGAGAGAAATTTGTATCAGGCAAGTGAAGAATTTGCAGCAGATATTAGACTGACATTTTCCAATGCCATGCTTTACAATCCTTCTGGTAACCATGTTCATAAGATGGCAAAGGAGCTTCTCgaaaattttgagaagaaGTGGATTCTGCCAAAGGAAAAATGGGTTAGTGGAAGATCAAATTTTCAGCGAGAAAAACCTTCAAATGGACCACCAGGAGAGAAGATTTCCCGAACTCCATCATCTCACAGTTCTTTATTGAATAAGAAGTCAACAGGATCTGAAGAGAATGTTAGTAAGCtgttttcaaatgtaaatGGTGCTGAG GTTGATCGTTCTAGTCCAACTTGTGCACCCAAGCCTCCCAGGAAGAACTTCCATACAG GCACAGAAACTGGCAGTAACGATGCTTCTAGCTCCTTTGATAAACAAACACCGAGACATAAGTGTTCGGGATGTGGTACCATCATGCCATGTCACTGCGTTTCTTCTTCCAGTTTAGACCATGTATCCTCTGGTG GAGAAAATTCAGATGTCAATGATTCTTGCAGACGG GATTCTCAAACAAGTGGCTTGTCAGCTTCCCATAAGTCCAAGTCAGATACAGATTCTGATG GGATTAGAAGTGTTTTGGAGGATGAAGGAAAACCTCCCTATGATCAGTCTTTGGCTCGTGGGGCGAACTCTACTTCCGAAG TGTGCTCTACCCCAGTTTTTGATGTACAACTTTCACCCAAAAAGGCTCTTCGTGCTGCAATGCTGAAGAGTCGCTTTGCtgaaactattttgaaagCACAACAGAAGACACTTCTTGATCTT GGCGATAAAGTTGATCAACTGAAGATTCAACAAGAAAAGGAGAGATTAGAAAGGAAGCAGCGTGAAG AGAGAGAACGTATAGAAGCACAAATAAAGGCTGCTGACATGGCATTGCGATTAAAAGCAGAGGCTGAGAAGAAACAGCAGCGAGAAAGAGACAGAGAAGCTGCCCGCATTGCTCTTCAGAAG ATCGAAAGAACTGTTGATCTGGACCAAAATCTTGAGATTCTAAAGGAGCTAGAAAAGCTCTGTGGAGGATTCTTATTTATCCAGCATCACCGTGCAATGGTGAAGAGGTCATTAGACGACTGCCAGTTGGAAAATCCATTAGAACGACTTGGTTTGTTTATCAAAGATGAATTCCTGGACGACGATGAAGAAACCATCTACAGTGTAAATGGGAAAGAGAGGGAAGTTTTTTCCAGAAGTTGA
- the LOC101216936 gene encoding codeine O-demethylase, with amino-acid sequence MISVKELVEKSTKITIPQNFIRLDQEASTTSDPSTFPTPPIIDMSRLLSPQYSRSELLKLHSACIEWGLFQLVNHGVSFSLLGELKHEVEGFFDLPLEEKMKYGMKSGEVEGYGTVVRSMEQKLDWGDRVYIITNPLSRRKPHLLPCLPLYLRNALESYLKETRKMAMTLFGMIAGNLNIEVRKLKGLFEDGMEAIRMSYYPPCPSPELVVGLRPHSDASGLTILNQLNAVEGLQVKKDGIWFPVSFIPDAFIVNLGDIIEIISNGLYNSIEHRATVNSEKERMSIAVFYNPRFDGEIAPFTASQLNPPLFKNIIMEDYFKDFFTQSFNGKSHLERMKIPTTHPPNPSSTY; translated from the exons atgattAGCGTAAAAGAACTTGTAGAAAAGAGCACAAAAATCACAATCCCACAAAACTTCATTCGTTTGGATCAAGAGGCTTCTACTACCTCTGATCCTTCCACCTTCCCTACTCCTCCAATCATTGATATGAGTAGATTACTCTCGCCTCAATATTCTCGTTCGGAGCTTCTCAAACTTCACTCCGCTTGCATAGAATGGGGATTGTTTCAG ttggtGAACCATGGGGTTAGTTTTTCATTGTTGGGAGAGCTAAAGCATGAGGTTGAAGGATTTTTTGATCTTCCATTAGAGGAGAAGATGAAATATGGTATGAAGAGTGGAGAAGTTGAGGGTTATGGAACAGTGGTTAGAAGTATGGAACAGAAACTTGATTGGGGAGATAGAGTTTACATCATTACTAATCCTCTTTCAAGAAGGAAACCTCATCTTCTTCCCTGCCTCCCTTTATACTTAAG AAATGCGTTGGAGTCGTACTTGAAAGAGACGAGAAAGATGGCTATGACATTGTTTGGAATGATAGCGGGAAATTTGAATATAGAGGTGAGGAAGTTGAAGGGGTTGTTCGAAGATGGAATGGAGGCCATAAGGATGTCATACTATCCGCCATGCCCATCACCGGAGTTGGTGGTCGGACTAAGGCCGCACTCGGATGCATCAGGGCTCACCATCTTGAACCAACTGAATGCAGTGGAAGGACTCCAAGTTAAGAAAGATGGCATTTGGTTCCCAGTGAGTTTCATCCCAGATGCCTTCATTGTCAACCTTGGAGATATCATCGAG ATAATAAGCAATGGGCTTTACAACAGCATTGAACACAGAGCAACAGTGAACTCAGAGAAGGAAAGAATGTCAATTGCAGTATTTTACAATCCAAGATTTGATGGTGAGATTGCGCCATTCACTGCCTCTCAACTAAACCCACCTTTGTTTAAAAACATTATCATGGAGGATTATTTTAAGGACTTTTTCACACAATCTTTCAATGGAAAATCTCATTTGGAAAGAATGAAAATCCCTACGACTCATCCACCCAATCCATCTTCTACTTATTAA
- the LOC101215971 gene encoding transcription factor GTE12 isoform X1: MIATETIVPSKKLKIKFGGKRVEDHPGPQSCEFGKLVGQKLSFMGRNGLKVDGSGRFKYSLNTFSNGKTLAAACCKSKSSITIADKRRATEDIESPREKKQKLDRGTTQQCSSILKTLMTHRFGWVFNQPVDPVALKIPDYFSIITDPMDLGTVKSKLERNLYQASEEFAADIRLTFSNAMLYNPSGNHVHKMAKELLENFEKKWILPKEKWVSGRSNFQREKPSNGPPGEKISRTPSSHSSLLNKKSTGSEENVSKLFSNVNGAEVDRSSPTCAPKPPRKNFHTGTETGSNDASSSFDKQTPRHKCSGCGTIMPCHCVSSSSLDHVSSGDQSNERLLTGENSDVNDSCRRDSQTSGLSASHKSKSDTDSDGIRSVLEDEGKPPYDQSLARGANSTSEVCSTPVFDVQLSPKKALRAAMLKSRFAETILKAQQKTLLDLGDKVDQLKIQQEKERLERKQREERERIEAQIKAADMALRLKAEAEKKQQRERDREAARIALQKIERTVDLDQNLEILKELEKLCGGFLFIQHHRAMVKRSLDDCQLENPLERLGLFIKDEFLDDDEETIYSVNGKEREVFSRS, from the exons ATGATTGCCACTGAAACCATTGTACCGAGCAAAAAgctgaaaattaaatttggtgGTAAGCGAGTAGAAGATCATCCGGGTCCACAATCTTGTGAATTTGGAAAGCTTGTAGGCCAGAAATTGTCATTTATGGGTAGGAACGGGTTGAAGGTGGATGGTAGTGGTAGGTTCAAATACTCGTTGAATACTTTCAGTAATGGTAAGACTCTTGCTGCTGCCTGTTGCAAGTCTAAATCTTCTATCACAATTGCTGATAAGCGCAGAGCAACTGAGGATATAGAATCTCCAAGAGAGAAGAAGCAGAAGTTGGACCGGGGTACTACACAACAATGctcttcaattttgaaaacgctTATGACCCATCGATTTGGTTGGGTTTTCAACCAGCCCGTGGATCCCGTGGCTTTGAAAATTCCCGACTACTTCTCAATCATCACTGATCCTATGGATTTGGGAACTGTTAAATCCAAACTAGAGAGAAATTTGTATCAGGCAAGTGAAGAATTTGCAGCAGATATTAGACTGACATTTTCCAATGCCATGCTTTACAATCCTTCTGGTAACCATGTTCATAAGATGGCAAAGGAGCTTCTCgaaaattttgagaagaaGTGGATTCTGCCAAAGGAAAAATGGGTTAGTGGAAGATCAAATTTTCAGCGAGAAAAACCTTCAAATGGACCACCAGGAGAGAAGATTTCCCGAACTCCATCATCTCACAGTTCTTTATTGAATAAGAAGTCAACAGGATCTGAAGAGAATGTTAGTAAGCtgttttcaaatgtaaatGGTGCTGAG GTTGATCGTTCTAGTCCAACTTGTGCACCCAAGCCTCCCAGGAAGAACTTCCATACAG GCACAGAAACTGGCAGTAACGATGCTTCTAGCTCCTTTGATAAACAAACACCGAGACATAAGTGTTCGGGATGTGGTACCATCATGCCATGTCACTGCGTTTCTTCTTCCAGTTTAGACCATGTATCCTCTGGTG atCAATCTAATGAGAGACTATTAACAGGAGAAAATTCAGATGTCAATGATTCTTGCAGACGG GATTCTCAAACAAGTGGCTTGTCAGCTTCCCATAAGTCCAAGTCAGATACAGATTCTGATG GGATTAGAAGTGTTTTGGAGGATGAAGGAAAACCTCCCTATGATCAGTCTTTGGCTCGTGGGGCGAACTCTACTTCCGAAG TGTGCTCTACCCCAGTTTTTGATGTACAACTTTCACCCAAAAAGGCTCTTCGTGCTGCAATGCTGAAGAGTCGCTTTGCtgaaactattttgaaagCACAACAGAAGACACTTCTTGATCTT GGCGATAAAGTTGATCAACTGAAGATTCAACAAGAAAAGGAGAGATTAGAAAGGAAGCAGCGTGAAG AGAGAGAACGTATAGAAGCACAAATAAAGGCTGCTGACATGGCATTGCGATTAAAAGCAGAGGCTGAGAAGAAACAGCAGCGAGAAAGAGACAGAGAAGCTGCCCGCATTGCTCTTCAGAAG ATCGAAAGAACTGTTGATCTGGACCAAAATCTTGAGATTCTAAAGGAGCTAGAAAAGCTCTGTGGAGGATTCTTATTTATCCAGCATCACCGTGCAATGGTGAAGAGGTCATTAGACGACTGCCAGTTGGAAAATCCATTAGAACGACTTGGTTTGTTTATCAAAGATGAATTCCTGGACGACGATGAAGAAACCATCTACAGTGTAAATGGGAAAGAGAGGGAAGTTTTTTCCAGAAGTTGA
- the LOC101217175 gene encoding uncharacterized protein LOC101217175 yields the protein MAEEFHESDIIFADHHHHYRRRRRRFFHPSLDFAQILLTTTHRNTRNNTNDDSDSDSDRNHHHHHNNSKDFAASLPVKIPETVFRYSSDMEELDEEWNSEDNNNIVPPHVIIGQRLSGKMAFSVRSGNGRTLKGRDLSEVRNSILRMTGFLET from the coding sequence ATGGCCGAAGAATTCCACGAATCCGACATCATATTCGCCGACCACCACCACCACTACCGCCGCCGTCGCCGACGCTTTTTCCACCCATCACTCGACTTCGCCCAAATCCTCCTCACAACTACTCATCGGAACACCAGAAACAACACCAACGATGACAGCGACAGCGACAGCGATCGAAACCATCACCACCACCACAACAACAGCAAAGATTTCGCTGCCTCTCTCCCAGTTAAAATCCCAGAAACCGTTTTCCGTTACAGTTCCGATATGGAGGAGCTGGATGAGGAATGGAACAGTGAAGACAATAACAATATAGTACCGCCCCACGTCATCATAGGGCAGCGCCTGTCTGGAAAAATGGCGTTCTCCGTACGCTCCGGCAACGGTAGGACGCTTAAAGGAAGAGATTTAAGTGAAGTTCGAAATTCTATTCTGAGAATGACCGGATTCCTTGAAACCTGA